From Paenibacillus polymyxa, the proteins below share one genomic window:
- a CDS encoding F0F1 ATP synthase subunit epsilon encodes MSTYLLEIVTPERLVYTEQVNSISVRGSEGDLGILPGHLPLVTPLKIAPIRIKIGGQTEVIAVNGGFVEVRKDKVVILAESAERSEDIDVERARAARERAELRLQSKQEQIDHHRAEVALQRALNRLNATSIRTNKN; translated from the coding sequence GTGAGCACGTATTTACTAGAGATTGTGACGCCGGAGCGCCTGGTCTATACGGAACAGGTAAACAGCATCAGTGTTCGCGGCTCGGAAGGCGATCTTGGGATTTTACCAGGACACCTTCCCTTGGTCACTCCCTTGAAGATTGCACCGATACGTATTAAAATCGGTGGTCAAACTGAAGTGATCGCGGTCAATGGGGGCTTTGTTGAAGTCCGCAAAGATAAAGTGGTCATTTTGGCTGAGAGTGCGGAACGTTCCGAAGATATTGATGTGGAGCGTGCCCGTGCGGCAAGGGAGCGGGCAGAACTGCGGCTCCAGAGCAAGCAGGAACAGATAGATCATCATCGGGCAGAAGTCGCTCTGCAACGGGCGCTTAACCGATTGAATGCTACAAGTATCAGAACCAATAAGAATTAA